In the Larimichthys crocea isolate SSNF chromosome XXI, L_crocea_2.0, whole genome shotgun sequence genome, one interval contains:
- the cxxih11orf24 gene encoding uncharacterized protein C11orf24 homolog isoform X2 codes for MSLYPLKLQLRPLMCLHLCLLLLITAQSEQGPLPSPSADSSTQLKPQGKNVENRTVDPVEPAAPLSSTNLATHVISNGSGTIMSTTAKYETTTIKTTTKPMSTTTTATTSPITTTTSTTSPTTVTPTTASPTTMSPTITSPTTTTTSPPTTTTSSTTTTTTSPTTTVTPTTASPTTMSPTITSPTTTTTSPPTTTTSSTTTTTTSPTTTTTSPTITSPTTSPTSKAATHPSTTVKATVKLTESNTTVAITTTTGMKKSPPSSSSSAATPPPNASSTHQVPTTPATITVTSNTTGGTQNEPVVSGTRASVVEVAGAALTRQLVDTASLLAVLLFGLLFFLVTVAVFVTQAFESYRRKDYTQVDYLINGMYTDSGV; via the exons ATGTCCCTATATCCCTTGAAGCTCCAGCTCCGTCCATTGATGTGTCTTCacctctgcctgctgctgctcatcacAGCACAAAGTGAACAGGGCCCACTTCCAAGTCCCAGTGCCGACTCCTCAACCCAGCTCAAGCCACAAG gtaaaaatgttgaaaatcgAACAGTTGACCCAGTCGAGCCAGCAGCCCCTCTTTCTTCTACCAACCTGGCTACTCATGTTATATCCAACGGCAGTGGCACCATCATGTCCACAACAGCCAAGTACGAGACAACTACAAttaaaaccacaacaaaacCAATGTCTACTACAACTACAGCTACAACATCTCCAATAACTACAACAACATCGACGACATCTCCAACAACAGTGACTCCGACAACAGCGTCTCCAACGACAATGTCCCCAACAATAACATCtccaacaacaacgacaacatcTCCTCCAACAACGACGACATCTTCAacaacgacgacgacgacatctccaacaacaacagtgactcCGACAACAGCGTCTCCAACGACAATGTCCCCAACAATAACATCtccaacaacaacgacaacatcTCCTCCAACAACGACGACATCTTCAacaacgacgacgacgacatCTCCAACAACGACGACAACATCTCCAACAATAACGTCTCCGACGACATCTCCAACATCTAAGGCAGCAACACACCCTTCAACAACCGTAAAAGCAACAGTGAAACTTACAGAATCAAACACAACTGTTGCTATAACTACAACCACAGGTATGAAGAAGTCACctccgtcatcatcatcatcagctgccACGCCACCTCCAAATGCCTCAAGTACTCACCAGGTACCCACCACACCTGCTACTATAACAGTTACCAGTAACACAACTGGCGGCACTCAAAATGAGCCGGTTGTTTCAGGAACGAGGGCTTCAGTGgtagaagtagcaggagcagctCTGACCAGACAGCTGGTGGACACAGCGTCTCTGCTGGCCGTCTTGCTCTTCGGCCTGCTCTTCTTCTTAGTCACAGTGGCTGTGTTCGTCACACAAGCCTTCGAGAGCTACAGGAGAAAGGACTACACCCAGGTGGACTACCTGATCAACGGCATGTACACAGACTCTGGGGTGTga
- the cxxih11orf24 gene encoding uncharacterized protein C11orf24 homolog isoform X4 — MSTTAKYETTTIKTTTKPMSTTTTATTSPITTTTSTTSPTTVTPTTASPTTMSPTITSPTTTTTSPPTTTTSSTTTTTTSPTTTVTPTTASPTTMSPTITSPTTTTTSPPTTTTSSTTTTTTSPTTTTTSPTITSPTTSPTSKAATHPSTTVKATVKLTESNTTVAITTTTGMKKSPPSSSSSAATPPPNASSTHQVPTTPATITVTSNTTGGTQNEPVVSGTRASVVEVAGAALTRQLVDTASLLAVLLFGLLFFLVTVAVFVTQAFESYRRKDYTQVDYLINGMYTDSGV, encoded by the coding sequence ATGTCCACAACAGCCAAGTACGAGACAACTACAAttaaaaccacaacaaaacCAATGTCTACTACAACTACAGCTACAACATCTCCAATAACTACAACAACATCGACGACATCTCCAACAACAGTGACTCCGACAACAGCGTCTCCAACGACAATGTCCCCAACAATAACATCtccaacaacaacgacaacatcTCCTCCAACAACGACGACATCTTCAacaacgacgacgacgacatctccaacaacaacagtgactcCGACAACAGCGTCTCCAACGACAATGTCCCCAACAATAACATCtccaacaacaacgacaacatcTCCTCCAACAACGACGACATCTTCAacaacgacgacgacgacatCTCCAACAACGACGACAACATCTCCAACAATAACGTCTCCGACGACATCTCCAACATCTAAGGCAGCAACACACCCTTCAACAACCGTAAAAGCAACAGTGAAACTTACAGAATCAAACACAACTGTTGCTATAACTACAACCACAGGTATGAAGAAGTCACctccgtcatcatcatcatcagctgccACGCCACCTCCAAATGCCTCAAGTACTCACCAGGTACCCACCACACCTGCTACTATAACAGTTACCAGTAACACAACTGGCGGCACTCAAAATGAGCCGGTTGTTTCAGGAACGAGGGCTTCAGTGgtagaagtagcaggagcagctCTGACCAGACAGCTGGTGGACACAGCGTCTCTGCTGGCCGTCTTGCTCTTCGGCCTGCTCTTCTTCTTAGTCACAGTGGCTGTGTTCGTCACACAAGCCTTCGAGAGCTACAGGAGAAAGGACTACACCCAGGTGGACTACCTGATCAACGGCATGTACACAGACTCTGGGGTGTga
- the cxxih11orf24 gene encoding uncharacterized protein C11orf24 homolog isoform X1: protein MSLYPLKLQLRPLMCLHLCLLLLITAQSEQGPLPSPSADSSTQLKPQGNCFPPCKNVENRTVDPVEPAAPLSSTNLATHVISNGSGTIMSTTAKYETTTIKTTTKPMSTTTTATTSPITTTTSTTSPTTVTPTTASPTTMSPTITSPTTTTTSPPTTTTSSTTTTTTSPTTTVTPTTASPTTMSPTITSPTTTTTSPPTTTTSSTTTTTTSPTTTTTSPTITSPTTSPTSKAATHPSTTVKATVKLTESNTTVAITTTTGMKKSPPSSSSSAATPPPNASSTHQVPTTPATITVTSNTTGGTQNEPVVSGTRASVVEVAGAALTRQLVDTASLLAVLLFGLLFFLVTVAVFVTQAFESYRRKDYTQVDYLINGMYTDSGV, encoded by the exons ATGTCCCTATATCCCTTGAAGCTCCAGCTCCGTCCATTGATGTGTCTTCacctctgcctgctgctgctcatcacAGCACAAAGTGAACAGGGCCCACTTCCAAGTCCCAGTGCCGACTCCTCAACCCAGCTCAAGCCACAAGGTAACTGCTTCCCTCCAT gtaaaaatgttgaaaatcgAACAGTTGACCCAGTCGAGCCAGCAGCCCCTCTTTCTTCTACCAACCTGGCTACTCATGTTATATCCAACGGCAGTGGCACCATCATGTCCACAACAGCCAAGTACGAGACAACTACAAttaaaaccacaacaaaacCAATGTCTACTACAACTACAGCTACAACATCTCCAATAACTACAACAACATCGACGACATCTCCAACAACAGTGACTCCGACAACAGCGTCTCCAACGACAATGTCCCCAACAATAACATCtccaacaacaacgacaacatcTCCTCCAACAACGACGACATCTTCAacaacgacgacgacgacatctccaacaacaacagtgactcCGACAACAGCGTCTCCAACGACAATGTCCCCAACAATAACATCtccaacaacaacgacaacatcTCCTCCAACAACGACGACATCTTCAacaacgacgacgacgacatCTCCAACAACGACGACAACATCTCCAACAATAACGTCTCCGACGACATCTCCAACATCTAAGGCAGCAACACACCCTTCAACAACCGTAAAAGCAACAGTGAAACTTACAGAATCAAACACAACTGTTGCTATAACTACAACCACAGGTATGAAGAAGTCACctccgtcatcatcatcatcagctgccACGCCACCTCCAAATGCCTCAAGTACTCACCAGGTACCCACCACACCTGCTACTATAACAGTTACCAGTAACACAACTGGCGGCACTCAAAATGAGCCGGTTGTTTCAGGAACGAGGGCTTCAGTGgtagaagtagcaggagcagctCTGACCAGACAGCTGGTGGACACAGCGTCTCTGCTGGCCGTCTTGCTCTTCGGCCTGCTCTTCTTCTTAGTCACAGTGGCTGTGTTCGTCACACAAGCCTTCGAGAGCTACAGGAGAAAGGACTACACCCAGGTGGACTACCTGATCAACGGCATGTACACAGACTCTGGGGTGTga
- the cxxih11orf24 gene encoding uncharacterized protein C11orf24 homolog isoform X3: protein MSLYPLKLQLRPLMCLHLCLLLLITAQSEQGPLPSPSADSSTQLKPQGNCFPPCKNVENRTVDPVEPAAPLSSTNLATHVISNGSGTIMSTTAKYETTTIKTTTKPMSTTTTATTSPITTTTSTTSPTTTVTPTTASPTTMSPTITSPTTTTTSPPTTTTSSTTTTTTSPTTTTTSPTITSPTTSPTSKAATHPSTTVKATVKLTESNTTVAITTTTGMKKSPPSSSSSAATPPPNASSTHQVPTTPATITVTSNTTGGTQNEPVVSGTRASVVEVAGAALTRQLVDTASLLAVLLFGLLFFLVTVAVFVTQAFESYRRKDYTQVDYLINGMYTDSGV from the exons ATGTCCCTATATCCCTTGAAGCTCCAGCTCCGTCCATTGATGTGTCTTCacctctgcctgctgctgctcatcacAGCACAAAGTGAACAGGGCCCACTTCCAAGTCCCAGTGCCGACTCCTCAACCCAGCTCAAGCCACAAGGTAACTGCTTCCCTCCAT gtaaaaatgttgaaaatcgAACAGTTGACCCAGTCGAGCCAGCAGCCCCTCTTTCTTCTACCAACCTGGCTACTCATGTTATATCCAACGGCAGTGGCACCATCATGTCCACAACAGCCAAGTACGAGACAACTACAAttaaaaccacaacaaaacCAATGTCTACTACAACTACAGCTACAACATCTCCAATAACTACAACAACATCGACGAC atctccaacaacaacagtgactcCGACAACAGCGTCTCCAACGACAATGTCCCCAACAATAACATCtccaacaacaacgacaacatcTCCTCCAACAACGACGACATCTTCAacaacgacgacgacgacatCTCCAACAACGACGACAACATCTCCAACAATAACGTCTCCGACGACATCTCCAACATCTAAGGCAGCAACACACCCTTCAACAACCGTAAAAGCAACAGTGAAACTTACAGAATCAAACACAACTGTTGCTATAACTACAACCACAGGTATGAAGAAGTCACctccgtcatcatcatcatcagctgccACGCCACCTCCAAATGCCTCAAGTACTCACCAGGTACCCACCACACCTGCTACTATAACAGTTACCAGTAACACAACTGGCGGCACTCAAAATGAGCCGGTTGTTTCAGGAACGAGGGCTTCAGTGgtagaagtagcaggagcagctCTGACCAGACAGCTGGTGGACACAGCGTCTCTGCTGGCCGTCTTGCTCTTCGGCCTGCTCTTCTTCTTAGTCACAGTGGCTGTGTTCGTCACACAAGCCTTCGAGAGCTACAGGAGAAAGGACTACACCCAGGTGGACTACCTGATCAACGGCATGTACACAGACTCTGGGGTGTga